CGTGGCCCGCGACCCGCGGCCGCGAGACGTGAGATGCAACCCGTCGGCTGCGAGCGACGGCCGCGATCGACGGGAGTACTTCGATGCGAACGGACGATACCAGCACCTATCACGACGACCGCGGCGAACAGCTCTCGGGAGCGAGCGACGAATTCGAGCGGTACGTGAGCTACGCGGACGGCGACGGGACGATCATCTGCGATCGCCGAAACCCGTCCGCCTGGCTCCGGTCGACGGCCGTCCGACCGTGTCGGCGGTAACCGACTGGAACGCCGCCGACGGACGACCCGTCGTCGACGTCAATCGGCGAGCGGCGGCTCCGGCTGCCGGCGGCGCCGGCGGCAGT
This window of the Natrinema salifodinae genome carries:
- a CDS encoding DUF7331 family protein, with product MRTDDTSTYHDDRGEQLSGASDEFERYVSYADGDGTIICDRRNPSAWLRSTAVRPCRR